Proteins found in one Roseovarius pelagicus genomic segment:
- a CDS encoding phosphopentomutase, translating to MARAFLIVLDSVGIGGAPDADQYFNGEIPDTGSNTVAHIAQAVGGLHLPHLDALGLGAAVALSSGADAPGLGTTPQGRWGAATETSRGKDTPSGHWDLAGVPVPWDWHYFPDADPAFPLDVSQAVATAAGTAGILGDCHASGTEIIERLGHAHLRTGWPICYTSVDSVFQIAAHDAVFDLARLHALCAAVAPRLHAMNVGRVIARPFTGSPETGFHRMSGRRDFAIAPPAPTLCDWVHDAGRCVHAVGKVGDIFSMRGIDDVVKGTDEALLRAITDLIGTAEEGSLTFANLVEFDSDYGHRRDPQGYAEALRRFDDWLGVAMTRLRLGDMLLITADHGNDPTWAGTDHTRERVPVLIAGCGTGALGQVLMADVAASVAMHLGVPSHGQGRSFL from the coding sequence ATGGCGCGCGCGTTTCTTATCGTCCTCGACTCGGTGGGTATCGGTGGCGCTCCGGATGCCGACCAGTATTTTAACGGTGAAATTCCTGATACCGGCTCGAACACGGTGGCGCATATCGCGCAGGCGGTGGGCGGGTTACATTTGCCGCATCTTGATGCACTGGGGTTGGGCGCGGCGGTTGCGCTTTCCTCTGGGGCGGATGCGCCGGGTCTGGGCACCACGCCGCAGGGGCGTTGGGGGGCCGCAACGGAGACGTCGCGAGGCAAGGATACGCCATCCGGTCATTGGGATCTGGCTGGGGTGCCGGTTCCGTGGGACTGGCATTACTTTCCTGATGCTGATCCGGCCTTTCCATTGGACGTGTCACAAGCGGTGGCCACGGCGGCAGGTACGGCAGGGATCTTGGGGGATTGTCATGCGTCCGGCACCGAGATCATCGAACGGCTAGGGCACGCGCATCTGCGGACGGGCTGGCCGATCTGTTACACGTCTGTCGACAGCGTTTTTCAAATCGCTGCGCATGATGCGGTGTTCGATCTGGCGCGGCTTCACGCTCTTTGTGCGGCGGTTGCACCCAGATTACATGCAATGAATGTGGGGCGGGTCATTGCACGACCCTTTACCGGCAGTCCAGAGACCGGGTTTCACCGTATGTCTGGACGCCGGGATTTTGCGATTGCACCGCCTGCGCCGACACTGTGCGACTGGGTCCATGACGCAGGACGTTGCGTGCATGCCGTGGGAAAGGTTGGCGATATATTCTCGATGCGCGGCATTGACGATGTGGTGAAGGGGACGGATGAGGCGCTGCTGCGGGCAATAACCGACCTGATCGGCACGGCGGAGGAGGGTAGCCTGACCTTCGCAAACCTCGTCGAGTTCGACAGTGACTACGGCCATCGGCGTGACCCGCAGGGTTATGCCGAGGCGTTGCGTCGGTTCGATGATTGGTTAGGCGTGGCGATGACCCGGCTGCGTCTGGGTGATATGCTGCTGATCACTGCCGATCACGGAAATGACCCGACCTGGGCGGGGACTGACCATACCAGAGAACGCGTGCCGGTCCTGATCGCCGGGTGCGGCACGGGCGCATTGGGGCAGGTATTGATGGCCGATGTCGCGGCTAGTGTCGCGATGCATCTGGGTGTGCCTTCGCACGGGCAGGGGCGCAGTTTCTTGTGA
- the upp gene encoding uracil phosphoribosyltransferase, with amino-acid sequence MQEHLTIVKHPLVQHKLTLMREKDTSTAVFRQLLREISQLLAYEVTYELPMTTKNIETPMEEMEAPTLAGRKLALISILRAGNGLLDGMLELIPSARVGFVGLYRDEKTLKPVQYYFKVPDMLEKRLVIVVDPMLATGNSSAAAVDLLKQAGAKDIRFLCLLAAPEGVARMKEAHPDVPIVTASLDERLNDIGYILPGLGDAGDRMFGTK; translated from the coding sequence ATGCAAGAGCATCTCACAATCGTCAAACACCCGCTTGTTCAGCACAAGCTGACTTTGATGCGGGAGAAAGATACCTCGACGGCGGTGTTTCGCCAGCTGTTGCGCGAAATCAGTCAGCTGCTGGCCTATGAGGTCACGTATGAGCTGCCAATGACCACCAAGAACATCGAGACGCCGATGGAGGAGATGGAAGCGCCGACGCTGGCAGGGCGCAAGCTGGCGCTGATTTCGATTCTGCGTGCCGGTAACGGATTGCTGGATGGCATGTTGGAGCTGATCCCCTCGGCTCGGGTCGGGTTTGTCGGGCTTTACCGCGACGAGAAAACGCTAAAGCCGGTGCAATATTACTTTAAAGTACCGGATATGCTGGAAAAACGGCTGGTGATCGTGGTTGATCCAATGCTCGCCACGGGCAATTCCTCAGCAGCGGCCGTGGACCTGCTGAAACAGGCAGGCGCCAAGGATATCCGTTTTCTATGTTTGCTGGCCGCGCCTGAAGGGGTTGCGCGGATGAAAGAGGCACACCCCGATGTTCCGATTGTGACGGCCTCGTTAGATGAGCGTCTGAATGACATTGGATACATCCTTCCCGGGCTAGGAGATGCGGGTGACCGCATGTTTGGCACAAAATAG